A single genomic interval of Oryctolagus cuniculus chromosome 19, mOryCun1.1, whole genome shotgun sequence harbors:
- the SRRT gene encoding serrate RNA effector molecule homolog isoform X8, which translates to MGDSDDEYDRRRRDKFRRERSDYDRSRERDERRRGDDWNDREWDRSRERRSRGEYRDYDRNRRERFSPPRHELSPPQKRMRRDWDEHSSDPYHSGYEMPYAGGGGGPTYGPPQPWGHPDVHIMQHHVLPIQARLGSIAEIDLGVPPPVMKTFKEFLLSLDDSVDETEAVKRYNDYKLDFRRQQMQDFFLAHKDEEWFRSKYHPDEVGKRRQEARGALQNRLRVFLSLMESGWFDHLLLDIDKADAIVKMLDAAVIKMEGGTENDLRILEQEEEEEQAAKAGEAGKKEEGRAAPGPGDGERKAGDKDDRKEDGKQAENDSSNDDKAQKPEGDGDKDEKKEDLEKDAKKSKKRSRKHSGDDSLDEGSASESESESESGQADEEKEEAEEALKDKEKPKEEEREKPKEAAGLECKPRPLHKTCSLFMRNIAPNISRAEIISLCKRYPGFMRVALSEPQPERRFFRRGWVTFDRSVNIKEICWNLQNIRLRECELSPGVNRDLTRRVRNINGITQHKQIVRNDIKLAAKLIHTLDDRTQLWAAEPGTAPVPASLPSQNPILKNITDYLIEEVSAEEEELLGSSGGPPPEEPPKEGNPAEISVERDEKLIKVLDKLLLYLRIVHSLDYYNTCEYPNEDEMPNRCGIIHVRGPMPPNRISHGEVLEWQKTFEEKLTPLLSVRESLSEEEAQKMGRKDPEQEVEKFVTSNTQELGKDKWLCPLSGKKFKGPEFVRKHIFNKHAEKIEEVKKEVAFFNNFLTDAKRPALPEIKPAQPPGPAQSLTPGLPYPHQTPQGLLPYGQPRPPILGYGAGAVRPAVPTGGPPYPHAPYGAGRGNYDAFRGQGGYPGKPRNSLSSRMVRGDPRAIVEYRDLDAPDDVDFF; encoded by the exons GGAGTGGGACCGCAGCCGGGAGCGCCGCAGTCGGGGCGAGTACCGGGACTACGACCGGAATCGGCGCGAGCGCTTCTCTCCCCCGCGCCACGAGCTCAGCCCCCCGCAGAAGCGCATGCGACGTGACTG GGATGAGCACAGCTCTGACCCATACCACAGTGGCTATGAGATGCCCTatgctggggggggtgggggcccaACTTACGGCCCCCCTCAGCCCTGGGGCCACCCGGACGTCCACATCATGCAGCACCACGTCCTGCCTATCCAGGCCAG GCTGGGCAGCATCGCGGAGATCGACCTGGGTGTGCCACCGCCCGTCATGAAGACCTTCAAGGAGTTCCTGCTGTCGCTGGACGACTCTGTGGACGAGACGGAGGCCGTGAAGCGCTACAACGACTACAAGCTGGATTTCCGACGGCAGCAGATGCAGGACTTCTTCCTGGCCCACAAAGACGAGGAGTG gttTCGCTCTAAGTACCACCCAGACGAGGTGGGGAAGCGTCGGCAGGAGGCCCGGGGGGCCCTGCAGAACAGGCTGAGGGTGTTCCTGTCCCTCATGGAGAGTGGCTGGTTCGATCACCTCCTCCTGGACATCGACAAGGCTGACGCCATCGTCAAGATGCTAGACGCAG CTGTGATAAAAATGGAAGGCGGCACAGAGAACGACCTGCGCAtcctggagcaggaggaggaggaggagcaggcggCAAAGGCCGGGGAGGCCGGCAAGAAGGAAGAGGGCCGGGCCGCGCCGGGCCCCGGGGACGGAGAGCGCAAGGCCGGGGACAAGGACGACAGGAAGGAGGACGGCAAGCAG GCGGAAAATGACAGCTCCAATGATGACAAAGCGCAGAAACCTGAGGGTGACGGAGACAAGGACGAGAAGAAAGAAGACTTGGAGAAGGACGCCAAGAAG AGCAAGAAGCGGAGCCGCAAGCACAGCGGGGATGACAGCCTGGACGAAGGCAGTGCGTCCGAGTCGGAGTCGGAGTCCGAGAGCGGCCAGGCCGacgaggagaaggaggaggcgg AAGAAGCCCTTAAGGACAAGGAGAAGCCGAAGGAGGAGGAGCGGGAGAAGCCGAAGGAGGCCGCAGGGCTGGAGTGCAAGCCGCGGCCCCTGCACAAGACCTGCTCCCTCTTCATGCGCAACATCGCCCCCAACATCTCCCGGGCCGAGATCATCTCT CTTTGTAAAAGATACCCCGGCTTTATGCGTGTGGCCCTGTCGGAGCCCCAGCCTGAGCGGAG GTTTTTCCGCCGTGGCTGGGTGACATTTGACCGCAGCGTTAACATCAAGGAGATCTGTTGGAACCTGCAGAATATCCGA CTCCGGGAGTGCGAGCTGAGCCCTGGCGTGAACAGAGACCTGACCCGGCGTGTCCGCAACATCAACGGCATCACACAGCACAAGCAGATAGTGCGCAACGACATCAAGCTGGCCGCCAAGCTGATCCACACGCTGGACGACAGGACCCAGCTCTGGGCCGCGGAGCCTGGGACGGCCCCTGTGCCCGCA aGCCTGCCCTCCCAAAACCCCATCTTGAAGAACATCACCGACTACCTGATTGAGGAAGTGAGTgcagaggaagaggagctgctggggagCAGCGGGGGGCCCCCTCCGGAGGAGCCCCCTAAGGAAGGGAACCCGGCGGAGATCAGCGTGGAGCGCGATGAGAAGCTGATCAAG GTTTTGGACAAGCTGCTCCTCTACTTGCGCATCGTGCACTCCCTGGATTATTACAACACTTGCGAGTACCCCAATGAGGACGAGATGCCCAACCGCTGTGGCATCATCCACGTGCGGGGGCCCATGCCACCCAACCGCATCAGTCACGGGGAAG tgctggagtGGCAGAAGACGTTCGAGGAGAAGCTGACCCCGCTGCTGAGCGTGCGCGAGTCTCTGTCCGAGGAGGAGGCCCAGAAGATGGGCCGCAAGGACCCCGAGCAAGAAGTGGAGAAGTTCGTCACGTCCAACACCCAGGAGCTGGGCAAGGATAAGTGGCTGTGTCCTCTGAGTGGCAAGAAGTTCAAG ggccccgagTTTGTGCGCAAACACATCTTCAACAAGCACGCGGAGAAGATCGAGGAGGTCAAGAAGGAGGTGGCGTTCTTCAACAACTTCCTCACCGACGCCAAGCGCCCCGCTCTGCCCGAGATCAAGCCCGCTcagccgcccggccccgcccaga GCCTGACGCCGGGACTGCCCTACCCGCACCAGACCCCCCAGGGCCTGCTGCCCTATGGTCAGCCCCGGCCCCCCATCCTGGGCTATGGCG CTGGTGCTGTCCGCCCTGCAGTCCCCACCGGGGGCCCTCCGTACCCCCACGCCCCATACGGTGCTGGCCGAGGGAACTATGACGCCTTCCGCGGCCAGGGAGGCTACCCCGGGAAACCCCGAAACAG TCTCTCCTCCAGGATGGTGCGCGGAGACCCAAGGGCCATCGTGGAGTACCGCGACCTGGACGCCCCCGATGACGTGGATTTCTTCTGA
- the SRRT gene encoding serrate RNA effector molecule homolog isoform X11: MGDSDDEYDRRRRDKFRRERSDYDRSRERDERRRGDDWNDREWDRSRERRSRGEYRDYDRNRRERFSPPRHELSPPQKRMRRDWDEHSSDPYHSGYEMPYAGGGGGPTYGPPQPWGHPDVHIMQHHVLPIQARLGSIAEIDLGVPPPVMKTFKEFLLSLDDSVDETEAVKRYNDYKLDFRRQQMQDFFLAHKDEEWFRSKYHPDEVGKRRQEARGALQNRLRVFLSLMESGWFDHLLLDIDKADAIVKMLDAAVIKMEGGTENDLRILEQEEEEEQAAKAGEAGKKEEGRAAPGPGDGERKAGDKDDRKEDGKQAENDSSNDDKAQKPEGDGDKDEKKEDLEKDAKKSKKRSRKHSGDDSLDEGSASESESESESGQADEEKEEAEALKDKEKPKEEEREKPKEAAGLECKPRPLHKTCSLFMRNIAPNISRAEIISLCKRYPGFMRVALSEPQPERRFFRRGWVTFDRSVNIKEICWNLQNIRLRECELSPGVNRDLTRRVRNINGITQHKQIVRNDIKLAAKLIHTLDDRTQLWAAEPGTAPVPASLPSQNPILKNITDYLIEEVSAEEEELLGSSGGPPPEEPPKEGNPAEISVERDEKLIKVLDKLLLYLRIVHSLDYYNTCEYPNEDEMPNRCGIIHVRGPMPPNRISHGEVLEWQKTFEEKLTPLLSVRESLSEEEAQKMGRKDPEQEVEKFVTSNTQELGKDKWLCPLSGKKFKGPEFVRKHIFNKHAEKIEEVKKEVAFFNNFLTDAKRPALPEIKPAQPPGPAQSLTPGLPYPHQTPQGLLPYGQPRPPILGYGAGAVRPAVPTGGPPYPHAPYGAGRGNYDAFRGQGGYPGKPRNRMVRGDPRAIVEYRDLDAPDDVDFF, encoded by the exons GGAGTGGGACCGCAGCCGGGAGCGCCGCAGTCGGGGCGAGTACCGGGACTACGACCGGAATCGGCGCGAGCGCTTCTCTCCCCCGCGCCACGAGCTCAGCCCCCCGCAGAAGCGCATGCGACGTGACTG GGATGAGCACAGCTCTGACCCATACCACAGTGGCTATGAGATGCCCTatgctggggggggtgggggcccaACTTACGGCCCCCCTCAGCCCTGGGGCCACCCGGACGTCCACATCATGCAGCACCACGTCCTGCCTATCCAGGCCAG GCTGGGCAGCATCGCGGAGATCGACCTGGGTGTGCCACCGCCCGTCATGAAGACCTTCAAGGAGTTCCTGCTGTCGCTGGACGACTCTGTGGACGAGACGGAGGCCGTGAAGCGCTACAACGACTACAAGCTGGATTTCCGACGGCAGCAGATGCAGGACTTCTTCCTGGCCCACAAAGACGAGGAGTG gttTCGCTCTAAGTACCACCCAGACGAGGTGGGGAAGCGTCGGCAGGAGGCCCGGGGGGCCCTGCAGAACAGGCTGAGGGTGTTCCTGTCCCTCATGGAGAGTGGCTGGTTCGATCACCTCCTCCTGGACATCGACAAGGCTGACGCCATCGTCAAGATGCTAGACGCAG CTGTGATAAAAATGGAAGGCGGCACAGAGAACGACCTGCGCAtcctggagcaggaggaggaggaggagcaggcggCAAAGGCCGGGGAGGCCGGCAAGAAGGAAGAGGGCCGGGCCGCGCCGGGCCCCGGGGACGGAGAGCGCAAGGCCGGGGACAAGGACGACAGGAAGGAGGACGGCAAGCAG GCGGAAAATGACAGCTCCAATGATGACAAAGCGCAGAAACCTGAGGGTGACGGAGACAAGGACGAGAAGAAAGAAGACTTGGAGAAGGACGCCAAGAAG AGCAAGAAGCGGAGCCGCAAGCACAGCGGGGATGACAGCCTGGACGAAGGCAGTGCGTCCGAGTCGGAGTCGGAGTCCGAGAGCGGCCAGGCCGacgaggagaaggaggaggcgg AAGCCCTTAAGGACAAGGAGAAGCCGAAGGAGGAGGAGCGGGAGAAGCCGAAGGAGGCCGCAGGGCTGGAGTGCAAGCCGCGGCCCCTGCACAAGACCTGCTCCCTCTTCATGCGCAACATCGCCCCCAACATCTCCCGGGCCGAGATCATCTCT CTTTGTAAAAGATACCCCGGCTTTATGCGTGTGGCCCTGTCGGAGCCCCAGCCTGAGCGGAG GTTTTTCCGCCGTGGCTGGGTGACATTTGACCGCAGCGTTAACATCAAGGAGATCTGTTGGAACCTGCAGAATATCCGA CTCCGGGAGTGCGAGCTGAGCCCTGGCGTGAACAGAGACCTGACCCGGCGTGTCCGCAACATCAACGGCATCACACAGCACAAGCAGATAGTGCGCAACGACATCAAGCTGGCCGCCAAGCTGATCCACACGCTGGACGACAGGACCCAGCTCTGGGCCGCGGAGCCTGGGACGGCCCCTGTGCCCGCA aGCCTGCCCTCCCAAAACCCCATCTTGAAGAACATCACCGACTACCTGATTGAGGAAGTGAGTgcagaggaagaggagctgctggggagCAGCGGGGGGCCCCCTCCGGAGGAGCCCCCTAAGGAAGGGAACCCGGCGGAGATCAGCGTGGAGCGCGATGAGAAGCTGATCAAG GTTTTGGACAAGCTGCTCCTCTACTTGCGCATCGTGCACTCCCTGGATTATTACAACACTTGCGAGTACCCCAATGAGGACGAGATGCCCAACCGCTGTGGCATCATCCACGTGCGGGGGCCCATGCCACCCAACCGCATCAGTCACGGGGAAG tgctggagtGGCAGAAGACGTTCGAGGAGAAGCTGACCCCGCTGCTGAGCGTGCGCGAGTCTCTGTCCGAGGAGGAGGCCCAGAAGATGGGCCGCAAGGACCCCGAGCAAGAAGTGGAGAAGTTCGTCACGTCCAACACCCAGGAGCTGGGCAAGGATAAGTGGCTGTGTCCTCTGAGTGGCAAGAAGTTCAAG ggccccgagTTTGTGCGCAAACACATCTTCAACAAGCACGCGGAGAAGATCGAGGAGGTCAAGAAGGAGGTGGCGTTCTTCAACAACTTCCTCACCGACGCCAAGCGCCCCGCTCTGCCCGAGATCAAGCCCGCTcagccgcccggccccgcccaga GCCTGACGCCGGGACTGCCCTACCCGCACCAGACCCCCCAGGGCCTGCTGCCCTATGGTCAGCCCCGGCCCCCCATCCTGGGCTATGGCG CTGGTGCTGTCCGCCCTGCAGTCCCCACCGGGGGCCCTCCGTACCCCCACGCCCCATACGGTGCTGGCCGAGGGAACTATGACGCCTTCCGCGGCCAGGGAGGCTACCCCGGGAAACCCCGAAACAG GATGGTGCGCGGAGACCCAAGGGCCATCGTGGAGTACCGCGACCTGGACGCCCCCGATGACGTGGATTTCTTCTGA
- the SRRT gene encoding serrate RNA effector molecule homolog isoform X4 produces MGDSDDEYDRRRRDKFRRERSDYDRSRERDERRRGDDWNDREWDRSRERRSRGEYRDYDRNRRERFSPPRHELSPPQKRMRRDWDEHSSDPYHSGYEMPYAGGGGGPTYGPPQPWGHPDVHIMQHHVLPIQARLVAASRLGSIAEIDLGVPPPVMKTFKEFLLSLDDSVDETEAVKRYNDYKLDFRRQQMQDFFLAHKDEEWFRSKYHPDEVGKRRQEARGALQNRLRVFLSLMESGWFDHLLLDIDKADAIVKMLDAAVIKMEGGTENDLRILEQEEEEEQAAKAGEAGKKEEGRAAPGPGDGERKAGDKDDRKEDGKQAENDSSNDDKAQKPEGDGDKDEKKEDLEKDAKKSKKRSRKHSGDDSLDEGSASESESESESGQADEEKEEAEEALKDKEKPKEEEREKPKEAAGLECKPRPLHKTCSLFMRNIAPNISRAEIISLCKRYPGFMRVALSEPQPERRFFRRGWVTFDRSVNIKEICWNLQNIRLRECELSPGVNRDLTRRVRNINGITQHKQIVRNDIKLAAKLIHTLDDRTQLWAAEPGTAPVPASLPSQNPILKNITDYLIEEVSAEEEELLGSSGGPPPEEPPKEGNPAEISVERDEKLIKVLDKLLLYLRIVHSLDYYNTCEYPNEDEMPNRCGIIHVRGPMPPNRISHGEVLEWQKTFEEKLTPLLSVRESLSEEEAQKMGRKDPEQEVEKFVTSNTQELGKDKWLCPLSGKKFKGPEFVRKHIFNKHAEKIEEVKKEVAFFNNFLTDAKRPALPEIKPAQPPGPAQSLTPGLPYPHQTPQGLLPYGQPRPPILGYGAGAVRPAVPTGGPPYPHAPYGAGRGNYDAFRGQGGYPGKPRNSLSSRMVRGDPRAIVEYRDLDAPDDVDFF; encoded by the exons GGAGTGGGACCGCAGCCGGGAGCGCCGCAGTCGGGGCGAGTACCGGGACTACGACCGGAATCGGCGCGAGCGCTTCTCTCCCCCGCGCCACGAGCTCAGCCCCCCGCAGAAGCGCATGCGACGTGACTG GGATGAGCACAGCTCTGACCCATACCACAGTGGCTATGAGATGCCCTatgctggggggggtgggggcccaACTTACGGCCCCCCTCAGCCCTGGGGCCACCCGGACGTCCACATCATGCAGCACCACGTCCTGCCTATCCAGGCCAG ACTCGTGGCGGCCTCCAGGCTGGGCAGCATCGCGGAGATCGACCTGGGTGTGCCACCGCCCGTCATGAAGACCTTCAAGGAGTTCCTGCTGTCGCTGGACGACTCTGTGGACGAGACGGAGGCCGTGAAGCGCTACAACGACTACAAGCTGGATTTCCGACGGCAGCAGATGCAGGACTTCTTCCTGGCCCACAAAGACGAGGAGTG gttTCGCTCTAAGTACCACCCAGACGAGGTGGGGAAGCGTCGGCAGGAGGCCCGGGGGGCCCTGCAGAACAGGCTGAGGGTGTTCCTGTCCCTCATGGAGAGTGGCTGGTTCGATCACCTCCTCCTGGACATCGACAAGGCTGACGCCATCGTCAAGATGCTAGACGCAG CTGTGATAAAAATGGAAGGCGGCACAGAGAACGACCTGCGCAtcctggagcaggaggaggaggaggagcaggcggCAAAGGCCGGGGAGGCCGGCAAGAAGGAAGAGGGCCGGGCCGCGCCGGGCCCCGGGGACGGAGAGCGCAAGGCCGGGGACAAGGACGACAGGAAGGAGGACGGCAAGCAG GCGGAAAATGACAGCTCCAATGATGACAAAGCGCAGAAACCTGAGGGTGACGGAGACAAGGACGAGAAGAAAGAAGACTTGGAGAAGGACGCCAAGAAG AGCAAGAAGCGGAGCCGCAAGCACAGCGGGGATGACAGCCTGGACGAAGGCAGTGCGTCCGAGTCGGAGTCGGAGTCCGAGAGCGGCCAGGCCGacgaggagaaggaggaggcgg AAGAAGCCCTTAAGGACAAGGAGAAGCCGAAGGAGGAGGAGCGGGAGAAGCCGAAGGAGGCCGCAGGGCTGGAGTGCAAGCCGCGGCCCCTGCACAAGACCTGCTCCCTCTTCATGCGCAACATCGCCCCCAACATCTCCCGGGCCGAGATCATCTCT CTTTGTAAAAGATACCCCGGCTTTATGCGTGTGGCCCTGTCGGAGCCCCAGCCTGAGCGGAG GTTTTTCCGCCGTGGCTGGGTGACATTTGACCGCAGCGTTAACATCAAGGAGATCTGTTGGAACCTGCAGAATATCCGA CTCCGGGAGTGCGAGCTGAGCCCTGGCGTGAACAGAGACCTGACCCGGCGTGTCCGCAACATCAACGGCATCACACAGCACAAGCAGATAGTGCGCAACGACATCAAGCTGGCCGCCAAGCTGATCCACACGCTGGACGACAGGACCCAGCTCTGGGCCGCGGAGCCTGGGACGGCCCCTGTGCCCGCA aGCCTGCCCTCCCAAAACCCCATCTTGAAGAACATCACCGACTACCTGATTGAGGAAGTGAGTgcagaggaagaggagctgctggggagCAGCGGGGGGCCCCCTCCGGAGGAGCCCCCTAAGGAAGGGAACCCGGCGGAGATCAGCGTGGAGCGCGATGAGAAGCTGATCAAG GTTTTGGACAAGCTGCTCCTCTACTTGCGCATCGTGCACTCCCTGGATTATTACAACACTTGCGAGTACCCCAATGAGGACGAGATGCCCAACCGCTGTGGCATCATCCACGTGCGGGGGCCCATGCCACCCAACCGCATCAGTCACGGGGAAG tgctggagtGGCAGAAGACGTTCGAGGAGAAGCTGACCCCGCTGCTGAGCGTGCGCGAGTCTCTGTCCGAGGAGGAGGCCCAGAAGATGGGCCGCAAGGACCCCGAGCAAGAAGTGGAGAAGTTCGTCACGTCCAACACCCAGGAGCTGGGCAAGGATAAGTGGCTGTGTCCTCTGAGTGGCAAGAAGTTCAAG ggccccgagTTTGTGCGCAAACACATCTTCAACAAGCACGCGGAGAAGATCGAGGAGGTCAAGAAGGAGGTGGCGTTCTTCAACAACTTCCTCACCGACGCCAAGCGCCCCGCTCTGCCCGAGATCAAGCCCGCTcagccgcccggccccgcccaga GCCTGACGCCGGGACTGCCCTACCCGCACCAGACCCCCCAGGGCCTGCTGCCCTATGGTCAGCCCCGGCCCCCCATCCTGGGCTATGGCG CTGGTGCTGTCCGCCCTGCAGTCCCCACCGGGGGCCCTCCGTACCCCCACGCCCCATACGGTGCTGGCCGAGGGAACTATGACGCCTTCCGCGGCCAGGGAGGCTACCCCGGGAAACCCCGAAACAG TCTCTCCTCCAGGATGGTGCGCGGAGACCCAAGGGCCATCGTGGAGTACCGCGACCTGGACGCCCCCGATGACGTGGATTTCTTCTGA
- the SRRT gene encoding serrate RNA effector molecule homolog isoform X5: MGDSDDEYDRRRRDKFRRERSDYDRSRERDERRRGDDWNDREWDRSRERRSRGEYRDYDRNRRERFSPPRHELSPPQKRMRRDWDEHSSDPYHSGYEMPYAGGGGGPTYGPPQPWGHPDVHIMQHHVLPIQARLGSIAEIDLGVPPPVMKTFKEFLLSLDDSVDETEAVKRYNDYKLDFRRQQMQDFFLAHKDEEWFRSKYHPDEVGKRRQEARGALQNRLRVFLSLMESGWFDHLLLDIDKADAIVKMLDAAVIKMEGGTENDLRILEQEEEEEQAAKAGEAGKKEEGRAAPGPGDGERKAGDKDDRKEDGKQAENDSSNDDKAQKPEGDGDKDEKKEDLEKDAKKSKKRSRKHSGDDSLDEGSASESESESESGQADEEKEEAEEALKDKEKPKEEEREKPKEAAGLECKPRPLHKTCSLFMRNIAPNISRAEIISLCKRYPGFMRVALSEPQPERRFFRRGWVTFDRSVNIKEICWNLQNIRLRECELSPGVNRDLTRRVRNINGITQHKQIVRNDIKLAAKLIHTLDDRTQLWAAEPGTAPVPASLPSQNPILKNITDYLIEEVSAEEEELLGSSGGPPPEEPPKEGNPAEISVERDEKLIKVLDKLLLYLRIVHSLDYYNTCEYPNEDEMPNRCGIIHVRGPMPPNRISHGEVLEWQKTFEEKLTPLLSVRESLSEEEAQKMGRKDPEQEVEKFVTSNTQELGKDKWLCPLSGKKFKGPEFVRKHIFNKHAEKIEEVKKEVAFFNNFLTDAKRPALPEIKPAQPPGPAQILPPGLTPGLPYPHQTPQGLLPYGQPRPPILGYGAGAVRPAVPTGGPPYPHAPYGAGRGNYDAFRGQGGYPGKPRNSLSSRMVRGDPRAIVEYRDLDAPDDVDFF; encoded by the exons GGAGTGGGACCGCAGCCGGGAGCGCCGCAGTCGGGGCGAGTACCGGGACTACGACCGGAATCGGCGCGAGCGCTTCTCTCCCCCGCGCCACGAGCTCAGCCCCCCGCAGAAGCGCATGCGACGTGACTG GGATGAGCACAGCTCTGACCCATACCACAGTGGCTATGAGATGCCCTatgctggggggggtgggggcccaACTTACGGCCCCCCTCAGCCCTGGGGCCACCCGGACGTCCACATCATGCAGCACCACGTCCTGCCTATCCAGGCCAG GCTGGGCAGCATCGCGGAGATCGACCTGGGTGTGCCACCGCCCGTCATGAAGACCTTCAAGGAGTTCCTGCTGTCGCTGGACGACTCTGTGGACGAGACGGAGGCCGTGAAGCGCTACAACGACTACAAGCTGGATTTCCGACGGCAGCAGATGCAGGACTTCTTCCTGGCCCACAAAGACGAGGAGTG gttTCGCTCTAAGTACCACCCAGACGAGGTGGGGAAGCGTCGGCAGGAGGCCCGGGGGGCCCTGCAGAACAGGCTGAGGGTGTTCCTGTCCCTCATGGAGAGTGGCTGGTTCGATCACCTCCTCCTGGACATCGACAAGGCTGACGCCATCGTCAAGATGCTAGACGCAG CTGTGATAAAAATGGAAGGCGGCACAGAGAACGACCTGCGCAtcctggagcaggaggaggaggaggagcaggcggCAAAGGCCGGGGAGGCCGGCAAGAAGGAAGAGGGCCGGGCCGCGCCGGGCCCCGGGGACGGAGAGCGCAAGGCCGGGGACAAGGACGACAGGAAGGAGGACGGCAAGCAG GCGGAAAATGACAGCTCCAATGATGACAAAGCGCAGAAACCTGAGGGTGACGGAGACAAGGACGAGAAGAAAGAAGACTTGGAGAAGGACGCCAAGAAG AGCAAGAAGCGGAGCCGCAAGCACAGCGGGGATGACAGCCTGGACGAAGGCAGTGCGTCCGAGTCGGAGTCGGAGTCCGAGAGCGGCCAGGCCGacgaggagaaggaggaggcgg AAGAAGCCCTTAAGGACAAGGAGAAGCCGAAGGAGGAGGAGCGGGAGAAGCCGAAGGAGGCCGCAGGGCTGGAGTGCAAGCCGCGGCCCCTGCACAAGACCTGCTCCCTCTTCATGCGCAACATCGCCCCCAACATCTCCCGGGCCGAGATCATCTCT CTTTGTAAAAGATACCCCGGCTTTATGCGTGTGGCCCTGTCGGAGCCCCAGCCTGAGCGGAG GTTTTTCCGCCGTGGCTGGGTGACATTTGACCGCAGCGTTAACATCAAGGAGATCTGTTGGAACCTGCAGAATATCCGA CTCCGGGAGTGCGAGCTGAGCCCTGGCGTGAACAGAGACCTGACCCGGCGTGTCCGCAACATCAACGGCATCACACAGCACAAGCAGATAGTGCGCAACGACATCAAGCTGGCCGCCAAGCTGATCCACACGCTGGACGACAGGACCCAGCTCTGGGCCGCGGAGCCTGGGACGGCCCCTGTGCCCGCA aGCCTGCCCTCCCAAAACCCCATCTTGAAGAACATCACCGACTACCTGATTGAGGAAGTGAGTgcagaggaagaggagctgctggggagCAGCGGGGGGCCCCCTCCGGAGGAGCCCCCTAAGGAAGGGAACCCGGCGGAGATCAGCGTGGAGCGCGATGAGAAGCTGATCAAG GTTTTGGACAAGCTGCTCCTCTACTTGCGCATCGTGCACTCCCTGGATTATTACAACACTTGCGAGTACCCCAATGAGGACGAGATGCCCAACCGCTGTGGCATCATCCACGTGCGGGGGCCCATGCCACCCAACCGCATCAGTCACGGGGAAG tgctggagtGGCAGAAGACGTTCGAGGAGAAGCTGACCCCGCTGCTGAGCGTGCGCGAGTCTCTGTCCGAGGAGGAGGCCCAGAAGATGGGCCGCAAGGACCCCGAGCAAGAAGTGGAGAAGTTCGTCACGTCCAACACCCAGGAGCTGGGCAAGGATAAGTGGCTGTGTCCTCTGAGTGGCAAGAAGTTCAAG ggccccgagTTTGTGCGCAAACACATCTTCAACAAGCACGCGGAGAAGATCGAGGAGGTCAAGAAGGAGGTGGCGTTCTTCAACAACTTCCTCACCGACGCCAAGCGCCCCGCTCTGCCCGAGATCAAGCCCGCTcagccgcccggccccgcccaga TACTCCCCCCAGGCCTGACGCCGGGACTGCCCTACCCGCACCAGACCCCCCAGGGCCTGCTGCCCTATGGTCAGCCCCGGCCCCCCATCCTGGGCTATGGCG CTGGTGCTGTCCGCCCTGCAGTCCCCACCGGGGGCCCTCCGTACCCCCACGCCCCATACGGTGCTGGCCGAGGGAACTATGACGCCTTCCGCGGCCAGGGAGGCTACCCCGGGAAACCCCGAAACAG TCTCTCCTCCAGGATGGTGCGCGGAGACCCAAGGGCCATCGTGGAGTACCGCGACCTGGACGCCCCCGATGACGTGGATTTCTTCTGA